The following coding sequences are from one Candidatus Nitrohelix vancouverensis window:
- a CDS encoding formylglycine-generating enzyme family protein, protein MKNTFPLVKTFFLSSLITLCVGPGFNAYAMPEKPIEKDSVAMVKIPAGNFLMGSRSGEGRADERVQRSVYLDAYAIDVHEVSNQRYLKFIQDTQRKEPLNPYSDGLLSEEAGVENLPIVQVTWYDAVDYCRWAGKRLPTEAEWEKAARGSSGSIYPWGKAEPAAELVNFHRNWDGVRTLWKTGSSPESASPFQVHDMAGNVREWVNDWYSADYYLSGPDKNPQGPEQGILKVIKGGSWHSLKSDLRTASRGKGGFALKTDGIGFRCARDPD, encoded by the coding sequence ATGAAAAATACGTTTCCTCTAGTCAAAACGTTTTTTCTATCGAGCCTCATCACCCTTTGTGTAGGGCCTGGATTCAACGCCTACGCGATGCCCGAGAAGCCAATCGAAAAGGATTCCGTCGCAATGGTAAAAATTCCCGCCGGCAATTTTCTGATGGGGAGCAGGTCTGGCGAAGGCAGAGCGGATGAAAGGGTTCAACGAAGCGTCTATCTGGACGCCTACGCCATAGACGTACATGAAGTGAGCAATCAGAGATATTTAAAGTTCATTCAGGACACCCAACGCAAAGAACCTCTCAACCCCTACAGCGATGGCTTGCTATCTGAAGAAGCAGGCGTGGAAAACCTTCCCATCGTTCAGGTGACCTGGTACGACGCAGTGGATTATTGCCGTTGGGCTGGAAAACGTTTACCGACGGAAGCGGAATGGGAAAAAGCGGCGCGCGGTTCATCCGGTTCAATCTATCCCTGGGGGAAAGCTGAACCGGCGGCAGAGTTGGTCAACTTTCACAGAAACTGGGATGGAGTGAGAACTTTATGGAAGACAGGATCGTCGCCTGAATCAGCGTCTCCCTTTCAGGTGCATGACATGGCTGGAAACGTTCGGGAATGGGTGAATGACTGGTATTCAGCAGATTATTATCTGAGCGGCCCCGATAAAAATCCGCAAGGACCTGAACAAGGAATTCTGAAAGTCATTAAAGGCGGCTCCTGGCACAGCTTAAAGTCCGACTTGCGAACTGCATCACGCGGCAAAGGCGGGTTTGCTCTGAAAACAGACGGCATCGGTTTTCGTTGCGCGCGCGATCCAGACTGA
- a CDS encoding NADH-quinone oxidoreductase subunit N has protein sequence MESIAAPEIDLVSLAPVLSLSFFGMMVLLLDLKVGRNKTLLVFVSLVGLLVASVAAFAKVSLPVTSFEGAYTVDHLSVFFTIIFTLSSALAILLSIEYNKREGIRMGEYYGLILFCTVGMILLASSTDMIMIFLGIEVISICLYVLAGIRRNDVKSNEAALKYFLLGAFATGFLLYGMALVYGATGSTKLHLIAEAIGSGGVSSETLLLLGVVLLIIGFGFKIASVPFHMWAPDVYEGAPTPVTAFMAVGPKAAALAAFFRVFSEAVPALSPSWETLVIVIAVITMFFGNIGAIVQTNIKRLLAYSSVSHVGYLLIAVVVKNSMAGSAILFYMLAYAFMIFGVFGIVILFGEKNSENLEIENYAGLGYKKPVLALCMTIFMLSLGGMPPFAGFVAKFYIFSAAIQEGYVLLVVIAVLNSVISFYYYLKVIVVMYMKESTRELNLQPGPVTALVVAVSVFGTIELGLFPESILQFTLQ, from the coding sequence GTGGAATCCATTGCTGCTCCCGAAATAGATCTAGTCAGCCTGGCGCCCGTCCTGTCGCTGAGTTTTTTTGGAATGATGGTCCTGTTGCTGGACCTGAAGGTCGGACGAAATAAAACCTTACTGGTCTTTGTGAGTCTGGTCGGCCTGCTCGTTGCATCCGTCGCCGCATTCGCCAAGGTTTCTCTGCCTGTAACCTCATTTGAGGGCGCATACACCGTCGACCACCTCTCGGTGTTTTTTACGATCATTTTCACCTTGAGCTCGGCGCTGGCGATTCTGCTTTCTATCGAATACAACAAAAGAGAAGGAATTCGGATGGGCGAGTATTACGGACTCATCCTTTTCTGTACGGTGGGTATGATTCTGTTGGCGTCCTCCACCGATATGATCATGATTTTCCTCGGCATCGAGGTGATATCAATCTGTCTCTACGTACTGGCTGGTATACGCAGAAATGACGTGAAGTCCAACGAAGCCGCTCTCAAATACTTTCTGTTAGGAGCTTTTGCGACCGGATTCCTGCTCTACGGCATGGCCCTGGTATATGGCGCGACAGGATCGACAAAACTGCATTTAATTGCCGAAGCCATCGGCTCTGGCGGCGTTTCATCCGAGACCCTGCTCCTGTTGGGAGTGGTTTTACTGATCATTGGTTTTGGTTTCAAGATTGCATCCGTGCCCTTTCATATGTGGGCGCCAGACGTTTACGAAGGCGCTCCAACGCCTGTCACCGCGTTCATGGCGGTCGGCCCCAAAGCGGCGGCGCTGGCGGCGTTTTTCAGAGTTTTTTCCGAAGCCGTCCCGGCCCTGAGCCCATCCTGGGAAACCCTGGTGATCGTGATCGCTGTGATCACTATGTTTTTTGGCAACATCGGCGCCATTGTCCAAACGAATATCAAACGTCTGCTCGCCTATTCCAGCGTTTCGCATGTCGGCTATCTGTTGATCGCCGTTGTGGTCAAAAATTCCATGGCCGGTTCCGCGATCCTGTTCTATATGCTGGCTTATGCTTTCATGATTTTTGGCGTTTTCGGGATTGTCATTCTGTTTGGCGAGAAAAATTCAGAGAATCTGGAAATTGAAAACTATGCGGGACTGGGCTACAAAAAACCGGTTCTGGCATTGTGTATGACCATCTTCATGTTGTCGCTAGGCGGGATGCCACCCTTTGCCGGTTTCGTCGCAAAATTCTATATTTTCAGCGCGGCTATACAGGAGGGATACGTCCTGCTGGTCGTCATTGCCGTTCTTAACAGCGTGATCTCATTCTATTACTACCTGAAGGTCATCGTCGTCATGTATATGAAGGAATCCACGCGGGAGCTGAATTTGCAACCTGGGCCAGTAACAGCGCTGGTCGTTGCGGTTTCAGTGTTTGGAACGATTGAGTTGGGGCTGTTTCCTGAATCTATCCTGCAATTCACTCTGCAATAA
- the nuoL gene encoding NADH-quinone oxidoreductase subunit L, which yields MLHLAFLVPIFPLIGSIINGFFGLRIGKNAVGMVACGSVALSFATVLLMFVSLLFSPAEERIFEQVVFTWMVAGDFNVDFGYQIDPLSMVMMLVVTGVGFLIHVYSIGYMHEEYSYYRYFAYLNLFMFSMLLLVMGNNFLLMFIGWEGVGVCSYFLIGYYFEKKSACDAGVKAFVVNRVGDFAFLLAVMYIFNIFGTIDFSTVMHQAPEKLIYDSEAVTIITMLLFIGATGKSAQIPLYTWLPDAMEGPTPVSALIHAATMVTAGVYMVVRCNALFELAPITMLVVAFTGGGTALMAATIGMTQYDIKRVLAYSTVSQIGYMFLACGVGAYTAAIFHLVTHAFFKACLFLGSGSVIHGIHGEQDMRKMGGLKEHMPITYITFLISTLAIAGIFPLSGFFSKDEILYHSLMEGNIILWGMGVTGALLTAFYMFRLVFMTFWGESRVDPSVHPHESPKVMTMPLVILAGLAAAGGILGIPLIHGWHILHNWLEPVLHFDMAAALEHSEHLLHLQGKHAGHWGHLLVETEHNVWLEIFLMLVSLAIAVCGIAGAYICYVKRPELPDRFIKGQWGYELVKNKYEVDELYDATFVKPTVEGSFFLWEKGDKKGIDAIVNAVANVIGWCGNRARVFQSGFVRNYALFMVMGFVLLLILMF from the coding sequence ATGCTTCATTTGGCATTTCTGGTGCCGATCTTTCCTTTGATCGGTTCCATAATCAATGGTTTTTTTGGTCTTCGAATCGGTAAAAACGCCGTGGGCATGGTGGCCTGCGGTTCTGTAGCGCTTTCCTTTGCTACGGTATTGCTGATGTTCGTTTCCCTACTGTTCAGCCCCGCTGAAGAGAGAATTTTCGAGCAAGTCGTTTTCACCTGGATGGTTGCGGGTGATTTCAACGTCGATTTTGGCTATCAGATCGACCCCCTGTCGATGGTGATGATGCTGGTCGTGACCGGCGTTGGTTTCCTCATCCATGTCTACTCCATCGGCTACATGCATGAGGAATACAGCTATTACCGCTACTTCGCGTACCTGAACCTGTTCATGTTCTCGATGTTGCTGTTGGTCATGGGCAACAACTTCCTTCTCATGTTTATCGGCTGGGAAGGCGTGGGCGTGTGTTCTTACTTCCTGATTGGATATTACTTCGAAAAGAAATCCGCGTGCGACGCCGGCGTCAAGGCCTTCGTCGTCAACCGCGTTGGCGACTTCGCGTTCCTGCTCGCCGTCATGTATATTTTCAACATCTTCGGCACGATCGATTTCAGCACGGTCATGCACCAGGCGCCAGAGAAACTGATCTACGATTCCGAAGCGGTCACGATCATCACCATGTTGTTGTTCATTGGAGCCACGGGTAAATCGGCGCAAATCCCGCTTTACACCTGGTTGCCGGACGCAATGGAAGGCCCGACTCCGGTCAGCGCCCTCATACACGCCGCAACAATGGTCACAGCGGGCGTTTACATGGTGGTTCGTTGCAATGCGCTGTTTGAACTGGCGCCCATCACCATGCTTGTAGTCGCCTTCACAGGCGGCGGCACGGCGCTCATGGCCGCAACGATCGGTATGACGCAATACGATATTAAAAGGGTTCTGGCTTATTCCACCGTCAGCCAGATTGGCTACATGTTTCTTGCTTGCGGCGTTGGCGCTTACACGGCGGCAATCTTCCATCTCGTAACCCACGCATTTTTCAAAGCCTGTCTCTTTCTCGGCTCCGGTAGCGTGATCCATGGCATTCATGGCGAGCAGGACATGCGCAAGATGGGCGGATTGAAAGAGCATATGCCCATCACCTACATCACATTCCTGATTTCAACGCTGGCGATTGCAGGCATCTTCCCGCTATCCGGTTTTTTCAGTAAGGACGAAATCCTTTACCACTCTCTCATGGAAGGCAACATCATCCTGTGGGGGATGGGCGTGACCGGCGCCTTGCTGACCGCATTTTATATGTTCCGACTGGTTTTCATGACTTTCTGGGGCGAATCACGAGTGGATCCTTCGGTTCACCCGCACGAATCTCCCAAAGTCATGACCATGCCATTGGTCATTCTCGCAGGTCTGGCCGCCGCTGGCGGTATTCTGGGGATTCCGTTGATCCACGGTTGGCACATATTGCACAACTGGCTGGAACCGGTCCTGCACTTTGACATGGCGGCGGCTTTGGAACACTCAGAGCATCTGCTCCACTTGCAGGGAAAACACGCCGGACACTGGGGGCACCTGCTCGTAGAAACCGAACACAACGTATGGCTGGAAATTTTCCTGATGCTGGTTTCCCTCGCGATTGCGGTATGCGGTATTGCAGGCGCCTACATCTGCTACGTTAAACGACCTGAACTGCCCGACCGCTTCATCAAAGGTCAATGGGGCTATGAGCTGGTGAAAAACAAATATGAAGTCGATGAATTGTACGATGCAACTTTCGTGAAACCGACCGTGGAAGGTTCGTTCTTCCTCTGGGAGAAGGGCGATAAAAAAGGCATAGACGCGATCGTAAACGCTGTCGCCAACGTGATTGGATGGTGCGGGAATCGCGCCCGGGTGTTCCAGTCCGGTTTTGTCCGTAATTACGCGCTCTTCATGGTCATGGGTTTTGTTCTCCTTTTAATTTTAATGTTTTAA
- a CDS encoding NADH-quinone oxidoreductase subunit M, giving the protein MLLTFLTFLPIFGALILAFLPKENENLIKQTAVAVAAADFLLSLQLYAGFDLSSHEMQFEYVASWIPTFGVNYHVGIDGISLLLYIMTTFLTLISIIASWGVTKHIKEYMMAMLALSTGMLGVFIALDFFLFYVFWEFQLVPMYLIIGIWGGPRRIYAAIKFFLYTAVGSLLMLVGIIWIYFEIKAQTGVGTTDLMYITEHLNIGLDAQKWLFIAFFLAFAIKVPMFPFHTWLPDAHVEAPTAGSVILAGVLLKMGTYGFLRFNLPLFPFASNVFLPYIAWLAIIGIIYGALIAMVQEDLKKLVAYSSVSHLGFVMLGIFAFNHYGLEGALLQNLNHGISTSALFLLVGMIYDRRHTRLISEFGGLAKILPMYTVCFMIISLSSIGLPGTNGFVGEFLILLGIFQVNGIWAAAATSGVIFAACYMLWMFQRVMFLELKNPKNEKLKDMNARELITMVPLIILVFWIGFYPKPFLQTFEPTVTHLLTRVSPENFRPGGHEKEDDHHAAVTKEGSTVVAKLNSTNH; this is encoded by the coding sequence ATGCTTTTAACTTTTTTGACATTTCTTCCAATTTTCGGCGCTCTCATTCTGGCCTTCCTGCCAAAAGAAAATGAGAATTTAATCAAGCAAACTGCAGTCGCTGTTGCCGCGGCCGATTTTCTGCTTTCGTTACAGCTCTATGCGGGTTTTGACCTGAGCTCTCACGAGATGCAGTTCGAATACGTCGCTTCCTGGATTCCGACTTTTGGCGTTAACTATCATGTTGGAATCGACGGTATTTCGCTCCTTCTCTATATCATGACGACTTTCCTGACGCTGATTTCCATCATCGCGTCCTGGGGAGTTACAAAACATATTAAAGAATACATGATGGCGATGCTGGCCCTGTCTACCGGCATGCTCGGCGTTTTCATTGCTCTGGATTTCTTCCTGTTTTACGTTTTCTGGGAATTCCAGCTCGTTCCGATGTACCTCATCATTGGTATCTGGGGCGGACCAAGACGCATTTATGCGGCGATCAAGTTTTTCCTTTATACCGCAGTCGGCTCCTTGCTGATGCTGGTCGGCATCATCTGGATTTACTTTGAAATCAAAGCGCAGACCGGCGTTGGCACAACCGACTTGATGTACATCACCGAACATCTCAATATCGGTCTTGACGCGCAAAAATGGCTCTTCATTGCCTTCTTTCTGGCCTTTGCTATCAAAGTGCCCATGTTTCCATTTCACACCTGGTTGCCAGATGCGCACGTTGAAGCGCCGACGGCGGGTAGCGTCATTCTGGCGGGCGTTCTGTTGAAGATGGGAACCTACGGTTTCCTGCGTTTCAATCTGCCACTGTTTCCATTTGCCAGCAACGTCTTTCTACCCTACATCGCCTGGCTTGCGATCATCGGAATTATATACGGCGCGCTTATAGCCATGGTGCAGGAGGACCTGAAAAAACTGGTCGCCTATTCATCCGTCAGCCATCTCGGTTTTGTCATGCTGGGTATATTTGCATTCAATCATTACGGTCTGGAAGGCGCTTTGTTGCAGAACCTGAACCACGGCATCAGCACCAGCGCCCTCTTCTTGCTGGTCGGTATGATTTATGACCGAAGGCACACGCGACTGATCTCGGAATTTGGCGGACTGGCCAAGATCCTGCCGATGTACACGGTGTGTTTTATGATCATCAGCCTGTCTTCCATCGGCTTGCCTGGAACCAACGGTTTTGTCGGCGAATTTTTGATCCTGCTCGGTATTTTTCAGGTCAACGGCATCTGGGCCGCCGCCGCAACCAGCGGCGTGATTTTTGCCGCCTGCTACATGCTGTGGATGTTTCAGCGCGTCATGTTCCTGGAACTCAAGAACCCGAAAAACGAAAAACTGAAAGATATGAATGCGCGGGAATTGATCACGATGGTTCCATTGATCATTCTTGTGTTCTGGATTGGTTTTTACCCCAAACCTTTTTTACAAACTTTTGAACCTACAGTGACCCACCTTTTGACCCGAGTCAGCCCGGAGAATTTTCGCCCCGGCGGTCATGAAAAGGAAGACGACCATCATGCCGCGGTCACCAAAGAAGGCTCCACTGTAGTCGCAAAACTGAATTCAACAAATCATTAA
- the nuoK gene encoding NADH-quinone oxidoreductase subunit NuoK: MDFLDGGVPLTHYLILSATLFVIGVLGVLLRRNAIVVFMCIEIMLNAVNISLIAFDHYLNLSDGQVFSFMVMCVAAAEVSVGLAIIISIFRNKPTINLDEFNILKW, encoded by the coding sequence ATGGACTTTTTGGATGGGGGCGTCCCTTTAACGCATTATTTGATTCTGAGCGCTACGCTTTTTGTTATTGGCGTTCTCGGCGTTCTTCTGCGCAGAAACGCAATCGTTGTGTTCATGTGCATCGAAATCATGCTGAATGCGGTGAACATCTCATTGATCGCGTTCGATCATTATCTGAACCTCAGTGATGGGCAGGTTTTCAGTTTCATGGTCATGTGCGTTGCCGCGGCGGAAGTTTCCGTTGGGCTGGCGATCATCATCTCTATTTTCCGCAACAAGCCGACAATCAATTTGGATGAATTTAACATTTTGAAATGGTAG
- a CDS encoding NADH-quinone oxidoreductase subunit J, giving the protein MELLTFYPLAGFCVFLALGVVFNTSPINSALCLIAMMLGLAGVFAIQQAHFIAILQVIIYAGAIMVLFMFVIMLLNLKTDDAENWSMRDGNKYLSILTGFLALGALYKIICVVGEAKMDNPATLTDDFGTTVRVGTSLFTDFVLPFEVASILLLAAMVGAVVLAKTKID; this is encoded by the coding sequence ATGGAATTATTGACTTTTTACCCCCTGGCGGGTTTCTGTGTGTTTCTGGCGTTGGGCGTTGTGTTCAATACAAGCCCCATCAATTCGGCTCTTTGCCTGATCGCAATGATGCTGGGCCTGGCCGGGGTTTTTGCGATTCAGCAGGCCCATTTCATCGCCATCCTGCAAGTCATCATTTACGCCGGAGCCATCATGGTTCTGTTCATGTTCGTTATCATGTTGCTGAATCTCAAGACTGATGACGCCGAAAACTGGAGCATGCGCGACGGTAATAAATACCTCTCTATTTTGACCGGTTTTCTTGCGCTGGGAGCTCTGTACAAAATCATTTGCGTTGTGGGTGAGGCCAAGATGGATAACCCGGCGACGCTGACTGACGACTTTGGAACCACGGTACGCGTGGGAACCTCGCTTTTCACCGACTTTGTTCTGCCTTTTGAAGTTGCGTCTATTCTATTGCTTGCGGCCATGGTGGGCGCAGTTGTTCTTGCAAAAACTAAAATTGACTGA
- the tatA gene encoding twin-arginine translocase TatA/TatE family subunit gives MMGIGFPELMIILVIIMIIFGAGKLPEIGSAFGRSIKNFKSSMKDAQEEDAPATEAATAPEINEADLSDEEKEALARKKAEEEGAAKDQAMLDEAKAFTDSLPKKGAYDYAKDQADKA, from the coding sequence ATGATGGGAATAGGGTTTCCTGAACTAATGATTATCCTGGTGATCATCATGATCATCTTTGGCGCGGGAAAACTGCCCGAAATCGGCAGCGCTTTTGGGCGTAGTATCAAGAATTTTAAATCCTCGATGAAGGACGCTCAGGAAGAAGATGCGCCTGCTACAGAGGCGGCTACGGCTCCTGAAATCAATGAGGCGGATTTGAGCGACGAAGAAAAAGAGGCTCTCGCTCGTAAAAAAGCCGAGGAAGAGGGCGCGGCTAAAGATCAAGCAATGCTTGACGAGGCGAAAGCCTTCACCGATTCATTACCGAAAAAAGGCGCCTACGATTACGCCAAGGATCAGGCGGATAAAGCCTGA
- the nuoH gene encoding NADH-quinone oxidoreductase subunit NuoH, translating to MFVDFLITFAKILFVFAVTVGFFAPILTWVERKQSAIMQDRVGANRADIMGFTALGLFHILADGLKMFTKEDFIPRGANKALHTLSPIVALVPALVTFAVIPFGGVYTLFGKEVNLVVSDLDVGILFVFAIASIATYGYVIAGWSSNNNWSLLGSIRVAAQMVSYEVTMGLTIIGVLMVYGTMRLTEIGAIQEDFWRWGIFLQPFGFFMFFAASIAENKRIPFDNPEAESELVAGYFTEYSGLKFGMFFMAEFVEMVTIAAIVAILFFGGWQIPFVSTAMLISWFDFLGETGSNLIAMLIHVGVFFSKVIFFIWFQMTVRWTLPRFRYDQIMKLGWKILLPLSLLNILVTGVVLLLVK from the coding sequence ATGTTTGTGGACTTTTTAATAACGTTTGCCAAAATTTTATTTGTCTTTGCCGTCACCGTCGGCTTTTTCGCTCCCATTCTGACTTGGGTTGAGCGTAAACAGAGCGCCATCATGCAGGATCGCGTTGGCGCCAATCGCGCCGACATCATGGGCTTCACCGCTCTCGGCCTTTTCCATATTCTGGCCGACGGTCTCAAAATGTTCACGAAGGAAGATTTTATTCCGCGCGGCGCCAACAAAGCCCTGCACACCTTAAGCCCGATTGTGGCTCTGGTGCCGGCGCTCGTCACCTTTGCGGTGATCCCTTTTGGCGGCGTCTACACGCTGTTTGGCAAGGAAGTCAACCTGGTCGTTTCCGATCTGGACGTTGGCATTCTGTTCGTTTTTGCCATCGCGTCCATTGCAACCTATGGCTACGTTATCGCAGGCTGGAGTTCGAACAACAACTGGTCTCTGCTCGGCTCGATTCGAGTCGCCGCGCAAATGGTTTCTTACGAAGTCACCATGGGCCTCACCATCATCGGCGTTCTCATGGTCTACGGCACCATGCGGCTGACGGAAATTGGAGCCATTCAGGAAGACTTCTGGCGTTGGGGCATCTTTTTACAACCCTTCGGCTTCTTCATGTTCTTTGCCGCATCCATCGCAGAGAACAAACGCATTCCATTCGATAATCCCGAAGCGGAATCCGAGCTGGTTGCGGGTTACTTCACCGAATACAGCGGTCTTAAATTCGGCATGTTCTTCATGGCCGAGTTTGTTGAAATGGTCACCATTGCCGCAATCGTTGCCATCTTGTTTTTCGGCGGCTGGCAAATCCCGTTCGTAAGCACCGCAATGCTGATCTCCTGGTTTGATTTTCTGGGGGAAACCGGCTCGAACCTGATCGCCATGCTGATCCATGTTGGCGTATTTTTTAGCAAAGTCATTTTCTTCATCTGGTTTCAAATGACAGTACGCTGGACGCTTCCGCGTTTCCGTTACGATCAGATCATGAAACTGGGTTGGAAGATTCTTTTACCACTATCCCTTCTCAATATTCTTGTGACGGGAGTGGTTCTGTTATTGGTTAAATAA
- a CDS encoding MerR family transcriptional regulator yields the protein MDTYKIDHVARLTGLTKHVIRSWERRFDLLKPERGDNRYRMYSQTDVDLLLYIKDEIDKGFAIGELASLGRERLLEQMIAKKSRPDRLADKPLDRIHDMLIASLVPFDKAKFIQIFNESVALLSFNEVFYKIFLPLQRKVGDLWHEETIGVAQEHFVSNLIRQKFLSVLNHLPVSNYGPKVVVSCLPDDNHEIGAWMAAYQCAINGCQVYYLGANMPVKELGAFCTLIHPNLVLLACTGITTEAEAKLLAEKYERLVLPVCPVWAGGRSMDLWGRQFMEKGIDVLDSLHILEDRLKRLSHFLNLDRSK from the coding sequence ATGGATACTTACAAAATAGATCATGTGGCAAGACTGACGGGATTGACGAAGCATGTGATCCGCTCCTGGGAAAGACGTTTCGATTTATTGAAGCCTGAGAGAGGGGATAATCGCTATCGAATGTACTCCCAAACTGATGTGGACCTGCTTCTGTACATCAAGGATGAGATTGACAAAGGCTTTGCTATTGGCGAGTTGGCGAGCCTGGGGAGAGAACGTCTGTTAGAGCAAATGATAGCTAAGAAATCTCGTCCTGATAGACTGGCGGACAAGCCTCTGGATCGAATTCACGATATGCTCATTGCCAGTCTTGTGCCTTTCGACAAGGCAAAATTTATTCAGATCTTTAATGAAAGCGTAGCTTTACTTTCTTTCAATGAAGTTTTTTACAAAATCTTTTTGCCTTTGCAGAGAAAGGTCGGCGATCTATGGCATGAAGAGACAATTGGCGTTGCTCAGGAACATTTTGTATCGAACCTGATCCGCCAGAAATTTCTTTCCGTCTTGAATCACCTTCCCGTTTCCAATTACGGACCCAAGGTTGTGGTCTCTTGTTTGCCAGACGACAATCATGAGATCGGCGCCTGGATGGCGGCCTACCAATGCGCTATCAACGGCTGTCAGGTTTACTATCTCGGAGCAAACATGCCCGTCAAGGAACTGGGAGCCTTTTGCACCTTGATTCATCCCAATTTGGTGTTGTTGGCCTGCACGGGAATTACAACCGAGGCGGAAGCGAAACTGCTCGCAGAGAAGTATGAGCGATTGGTTCTTCCTGTATGTCCGGTATGGGCAGGCGGACGTTCGATGGACCTTTGGGGGCGTCAATTCATGGAAAAAGGCATCGACGTTTTGGATTCACTCCATATATTGGAAGATCGTTTAAAACGACTTTCTCATTTCCTGAATCTGGATCGAAGCAAGTAA
- a CDS encoding formylglycine-generating enzyme family protein, translating to MIIKKSITTGIGAFAMTALLSSSFAWASAGDMALVPGGSFLMGVDKKVHADVEKMSKSKQLKYAVSRDAFHDEGPAHNVVLDPFYMDIYETSNKQYAEFMKATGHPAPAYWDDHLRNKPEQPVSGVNWNDATAFCSWANKRLPTEAEWEKAARGPEGFMYPWGNEVDASKANFGRKNEHTANVTEYPEGKSGYGIYNMAGNVFEWVQDWYDPNFYKNTRETVNPTGPKDGAYLSATGTYVDRIAIGKKRVIRGGSWYAPAESITNTHRFWNDPMNNSYGVGLGFRCARSVDNDSMLQARTLYMDALIHMGAEKYPQALKSIEKALAHDANNAEYQNLKGMIQKQIR from the coding sequence ATGATAATCAAAAAATCAATCACCACGGGAATTGGGGCATTTGCAATGACTGCATTATTGAGCTCATCCTTCGCATGGGCGAGTGCAGGAGACATGGCATTAGTGCCTGGAGGCTCCTTCTTAATGGGAGTCGACAAGAAAGTACACGCCGACGTTGAAAAAATGTCCAAATCAAAACAATTAAAGTATGCCGTTTCACGCGATGCGTTTCACGATGAAGGTCCTGCGCATAACGTCGTTCTCGATCCTTTCTACATGGATATCTACGAGACATCGAACAAACAATACGCAGAATTCATGAAAGCGACCGGCCATCCCGCTCCGGCCTACTGGGACGATCACCTGCGCAACAAACCAGAGCAACCGGTGAGCGGTGTCAACTGGAATGATGCAACCGCATTTTGCAGTTGGGCCAATAAAAGACTGCCGACGGAAGCGGAATGGGAAAAAGCGGCGCGCGGACCGGAAGGCTTCATGTACCCCTGGGGAAATGAAGTGGACGCGAGCAAAGCCAATTTTGGACGCAAGAATGAACACACCGCAAACGTCACTGAATATCCGGAAGGAAAGAGCGGTTATGGAATTTACAACATGGCGGGAAATGTCTTTGAATGGGTTCAGGACTGGTACGATCCCAATTTCTATAAGAACACACGGGAAACCGTCAACCCGACAGGCCCCAAGGATGGAGCCTACCTCAGCGCGACAGGCACCTATGTGGATCGTATTGCAATTGGTAAAAAACGTGTGATTCGAGGCGGATCCTGGTACGCGCCGGCAGAAAGCATCACCAACACGCACCGATTCTGGAATGATCCGATGAACAACAGTTATGGAGTCGGTCTTGGATTTCGTTGCGCCCGTTCGGTGGATAACGATTCCATGCTTCAGGCCCGCACCTTGTACATGGACGCTTTGATCCACATGGGAGCAGAAAAGTATCCGCAGGCTTTGAAGTCGATTGAAAAAGCTCTGGCGCACGATGCAAACAATGCAGAGTACCAGAACTTGAAAGGCATGATTCAGAAGCAGATTCGCTAA
- a CDS encoding NADH-quinone oxidoreductase subunit I, translated as MAYTVNRNVKLTFWERIYLPEIIRGMYITSRHFFKNLFGFIPFFLGQKKEREIFTVYYPEEMVQYPVAYRGRPVLALNDKNIPNCVACGLCEAACPAYCIDIIPAENSGKQNEVERWPKEFTIDYAVCIFCGNCEEACPEEAIFMSDDCEISMLDRTKMKYNLEQLLVPIDQLKDRVEFTRKMYAKWNY; from the coding sequence ATGGCCTACACTGTAAATAGAAACGTAAAACTTACTTTTTGGGAAAGAATATACCTTCCGGAAATCATCCGGGGTATGTACATCACTTCACGCCATTTCTTCAAGAACCTGTTTGGGTTCATTCCGTTTTTTCTAGGGCAGAAAAAAGAGCGAGAAATTTTCACGGTCTACTACCCGGAAGAAATGGTTCAATACCCGGTCGCATACCGCGGTCGGCCTGTGCTGGCGCTGAATGATAAAAACATCCCCAACTGCGTCGCCTGCGGCCTCTGCGAAGCGGCTTGTCCTGCGTACTGCATCGACATCATTCCGGCGGAGAACTCCGGCAAGCAAAATGAGGTGGAACGCTGGCCCAAAGAATTCACTATTGATTATGCTGTTTGTATTTTCTGCGGCAACTGCGAAGAAGCCTGCCCGGAAGAAGCCATTTTCATGAGCGACGATTGTGAAATTTCGATGCTGGATCGCACGAAAATGAAATACAACCTTGAACAATTGCTGGTGCCGATCGACCAGCTCAAAGACCGGGTCGAATTCACCCGTAAAATGTACGCAAAATGGAATTATTGA